From Triticum urartu cultivar G1812 chromosome 2, Tu2.1, whole genome shotgun sequence, a single genomic window includes:
- the LOC125540691 gene encoding probable leucine-rich repeat receptor-like protein kinase At1g35710 yields MEMSPLLKLVSITLLLITWFPHTMAATSLLEEQAEALLAWKATLQSHPTQLQSWGSANNSAWPCSWHGIRCSKHRARRREVITEISLAGLGLGGELDNLNFTVLHTLMSIQLSNNKIRGSFPSSLASSLPNLRHLMLQENELSGEIPSQIKLLESLVVLDFSANHLSGPIPTELGYLNKLARIDLSNNSFTGHIPRNLGKSTSITILYLGGNRLSGYIPQELGYLLCLNQLSLWKNKLIGSIPNSIGRLINLTGLYLWGNQLSGRIPQELGFLVNLEELDLSSNQLTGSIPSTFGSMSKLTMLHLFVNELSGYLPRELGNLSNLEDLELHNNQLMGFIPHIFVNLTKLSILRLDANHFYGYLPRELGYMVNLENLDLSENKLIGSIPNTFGSLTKLTRLYLYGNQFTGYIPRELGYLVNLEVLELSNNKLMGSIPGTFGSLAKLTGLRLDGNQLTGHIPRELSYLVDLQELALSNNKLTGSIPDAFRKLTKLRKLRLGDNNLSGHIPQGIGTFMNLVVLQLGANNFSGPLPPELCAGGLLQNLTAFDNNLNGQLPSLGNCKSLVRVRLERNQIEGDISELGVHPNLVYMDMSSNKLFGHLSYHWGGCHHLTKLGISNNNITGKIPASMGRLSQLNVLDLSSNSLEGELPRELGNLERLFQLHLADNLFHGSIPQEFGALSSLELLDLSSNNLSGLVQGSIENCLKLRSLNLSHNNFKGNIPVVLGVLNNLHDMLDLSDNSFTGKIPSQLSGLIMLDNLNLSHNELYGVIPSSFQSMKSLTSIDLSYNELEGPVPESKLFKGAPVQWFIHNKMLCGIVKGLPPCNNTTWSGGKRKRYKTLVLAMITLVSLILVAAALMFTNARKKSMKIKEDISTPKKIFSIWNFDGEDVFKQIVEATNDFSETHCIGTGGYGSVYKAKLATSEIFAVKKIHMIEDNNCVNELVFNSEIEALVQTRHRNIVKLFGYCSCSQGKYLIYEYMERGNLAETLRNNERAIELDWRRRINIALDVVHALAYMHHDCSLPIVHRDITSNNILLDLEFRACISDFGMAKILNIDGRNLTSLVGTKGYIAPELSYTENVTEKCDVYSFGVLVLELFMGYHPGDFLFSLLSSTKNNDVCLQDVLDSRLIVPNAETAREIYYILSVAARCLEPNPSSRQTARRASDELSVIKVCEDHVDYMHTGLRIPAKQCL; encoded by the exons ATGGAGATGTCTCCTCTCCTGAAGCTCGTCTCAATCACTCTACTACTAATAACATGGTTTCCTCATACCATGGCAGCGACATCCCTCCTGGAAGAACAAGCAGAGGCCCTCCTTGCCTGGAAAGCCACACTCCAGAGCCATCCAACCCAACTACAATCCTGGGGAAGTGCAAACAACAGTGCATGGCCGTGCAGCTGGCATGGCATCAGGTGCAGCAAGCATCGAGCAAGGCGCCGGGAGGTGATCACCGAGATCTCTCTAGCCGGATTGGGGCTCGGAGGGGAGCTCGACAACCTCAACTTCACTGTGCTGCATACTCTGATGAGCATCCAACTCTCCAACAATAAGATAAGGGGCTCCTTTCCATCTTCTTTAGCATCATCCTTACCAAACCTGAGACACCTAATGCTCCAAGAGAATGAGCTTTCCGGTGAAATACCAAGCCAAATAAAACTACTAGAGAGTCTGGTCGTGTTAGATTTCTCAGCCAACCACTTGTCTGGCCCCATCCCCACTGAACTAGGCTACCTAAATAAGCTGGCTAGGATAGATTTATCCAACAACAGCTTCACTGGTCATATTCCAAGAAATCTAGGGAAATCAACTAGTATCACAATATTGTACCTTGGTGGTAATCGGTTATCCGGATACATCCCTCAAGAACTAGGTTACCTGCTGTGTTTAAATCAGTTGTCTCTTTGGAAAAACAAATTAATTGGTTCCATCCCCAATTCCATTGGGAGATTGATTAACCTCACAGGCTTGTACCTATGGGGTAACCAACTCTCCGGACGTATTCCTCAAGAACTTGGTTTCCTAGTAAACTTAGAAGAGTTAGATCTTAGCAGCAACCAACTCACAGGTTCCATTCCCAGTACATTTGGAAGTATGTCAAAGCTCACTATGTTGCACCTTTTTGTTAATGAATTATCTGGatatcttcctcgagaactaggCAACCTGTCAAATCTTGAAGACTTGGAACTTCACAACAACCAACTCATGGGTTTCATCCCCCATATCTTTGTAAATTTGACAAAGCTCTCTATCTTGCGCCTTGATGCTAACCACTTCTATGGatatcttcctcgagaactaggTTACATGGTGAATCTTGAGAACTTGGATCTAAGTGAGAACAAACTCATCGGTTCCATCCCCAATACCTTTGGAAGTTTAACTAAGCTCACTCGCTTGTACCTTTATGGTAATCAATTCACCGGATATATTCCTCGAGAACTTGGTTACCTAGTGAATCTAGAAGTTTTAGAACTTAGCAACAACAAACTCATGGGATCCATTCCCGGTACCTTTGGAAGTTTGGCTAAGCTCACTGGCTTGCGCCTTGATGGTAATCAGTTAACCGGACATATTCCCCGAGAACTCAGTTACCTGGTGGATTTACAAGAATTGGCTCTTAGCAATAACAAGCTCACGGGTTCCATCCCTGATGCCTTCAGAAAGTTGACTAAGCTCAGAAAATTGCGTCTCGGTGATAATAATCTCTCTGGACATATTCCTCAAGGAATCGGTACCTTTATGAATCTTGTGGTACTGCAACTCGGTGCAAACAATTTCTCTGGTCCCTTGCCACCTGAGTTGTGTGCTGGAGGCCTTCTCCAGAATTTAACTGCATTTGATAACAATCTGAATGGACAATTGCCAAGTTTGGGAAACTGCAAAAGCCTAGTTCGAGTTCGTCTTGAAAGGAATCAAATAGAAGGTGATATCTCTGAGTTGGGAGTTCATCCTAATCTTGTTTATATGGACATGAGTTCAAATAAACTATTTGGTCATTTGTCTTATCACTGGGGAGGATGTCATCATCTTACCAAGCTAGGCATATCAAACAACAACATCACAGGGAAAATACCTGCAAGTATGGGGAGGCTATCTCAGCTAAATGTACTTGATCTCTCCTCAAACAGTCTCGAAGGAGAGCTTCCTAGAGAACTAGGCAATTTAGAACGATTATTCCAGCTGCATCTTGCCGATAATTTATTCCATGGAAGCATACCACAAGAATTTGGAGCATTGTCCAGTCTAGAGTTGTTGGATTTATCATCAAATAACCTTAGTGGTTTGGTACAAGGATCAATTGAGAATTGTTTGAAGCTCCGCTCATTGAATTTGAGTCACAATAATTTTAAAGGAAACATCCCTGTAGTGCTTGGGGTGTTGAACAACTTACATGACATGTTGGATTTAAGTGATAATTCATTTACTGGGAAAATACCTAGCCAACTTAGTGGTCTGATAATGCTGGATAATTTGAATCTTTCACACAATGAACTTTATGGTGTAATCCCATCATCATTTCAGAGTATGAAAAGCTTGACATCCATTGATTTGTCTTACAATGAATTGGAAGGACCAGTCCCAGAGAGTAAGCTCTTCAAAGGAGCTCCAGTTCAGTGGTTCATCCATAATAAGATGCTATGTGGCATAGTGAAAGGATTGCCTCCTTGCAATAACACAACTTGGAGTGGAGGGAAAAGGAAACGATACAAAACACTTGTACTAGCCATGATTACTCTAGTATCTCTTATTCTTGTTGCGGCGGCGTTGATGTTCACAAATGCAAGGAAGAAATCCATGAAAATTAAAGAGGATATATCAACACCCAAAAAAATATTCTCTATTTGGAATTTTGATGGGGAAGATGTATTTAAACAGATAGTTGAAGCAACCAATGATTTTAGTGAAACACATTGCATAGGGACTGGGGGATATGGATCTGTCTATAAAGCCAAACTTGCAACATCTGAAATATTTGCAGTGAAGAAGATACACATGATTGAAGATAACAATTGTGTGAACGAGTTGGTATTCAATAGTGAAATCGAGGCATTGGTGCAGACTCGGCATAGAAACATCGTAAAACTATTTGGATATTGTTCCTGTAGCCAAGGCAAATATCTTATCTATGAATATATGGAGAGGGGAAACTTGGCAGAAACACTAAGGAACAATGAAAGGGCAATTGAATTGGACTGGAGAAGGCGGATAAATATTGCACTAGATGTTGTTCATGCTTTGGCATACATGCATCATGATTGTTCATTACCAATAGTCCACAGAGATATAACAAGCAACAACATTTTACTTGATCTGGAATTTAGGGCTTGCATCTCCGACTTCGGTATGGCTAAAATTCTCAATATTGATGGTCGAAATCTCACAAGTCTTGTTGGGACGAAAGGCTATATTGCCCCAG AGCTATCATATACAGAGAATGTGACGGAGAAATGTGATGTATACAGCTTCGGAGTTCTTGTTCTAGAGCTATTTATGGGATACCATCCAGGAGATTTTCTCTTTTCTCTCTTGTCGTCCACCAAAAATAATGATGTGTGCTTGCAAGATGTGCTAGACTCAAGGCTCATTGTCCCTAATGCTGAAACTGCTAGGGAAATATACTACATCCTCAGTGTTGCAGCTCGGTGTCTGGAGCCTAACCCATCAAGCAGACAAACAGCACGACGTGCCAGTGACGAGCTATCTGTGATTAAAGTATGTGAAGATCATGTTGATTATATGCATACTGGCCTCAGGATTCCTGCAAAACAGTGCCTATGA